Proteins from one Brevibacillus humidisoli genomic window:
- the pabC gene encoding aminodeoxychorismate lyase — MLVYLNSQIVPIEEARISAVDHGFLYGVGLFETMRVYNRRMFLWERHLDRLKQGLDALQIRLPWTDQELLQAVEQTVDANGLRDAYVRLDITAGPEGLGLIAEGYTRPTLLVYAKPVPPIAEPPSSKKLQIVSIPRQTVEGKQRYKSHTFVNNVLAKLEVGSDPGVEGLFLTTEGFVCEGIVSNIFWVKHNRLYTPALSTGILAGITRSFVIDLACEQGLEVREGEYVPEALRSADEAFLTNSIQEIVPVSHINQSPLTSTGGPITLKLRQAYRQSVELLG; from the coding sequence CTAAACAGTCAGATTGTCCCGATCGAAGAGGCCAGGATATCGGCAGTTGACCACGGCTTTCTGTACGGGGTGGGACTTTTTGAGACCATGCGGGTCTACAACAGGCGAATGTTTCTGTGGGAACGCCACCTCGATCGGTTAAAGCAGGGGCTCGACGCGCTGCAGATTCGCCTTCCTTGGACCGATCAAGAGCTGCTGCAAGCGGTGGAACAGACGGTTGACGCCAACGGTTTGCGCGATGCTTATGTCCGGCTCGATATCACAGCCGGTCCGGAAGGGTTGGGGCTCATCGCGGAAGGATACACTCGTCCCACTCTGCTGGTCTATGCCAAGCCGGTGCCGCCGATTGCCGAACCGCCATCGTCCAAGAAGCTGCAGATCGTCTCCATTCCCCGCCAGACGGTGGAAGGAAAACAGCGCTACAAATCGCATACGTTTGTCAACAATGTCCTGGCCAAGCTGGAGGTCGGCTCCGATCCCGGTGTGGAAGGACTTTTTCTCACCACAGAGGGGTTTGTCTGCGAGGGGATTGTCAGCAACATTTTTTGGGTAAAACATAATAGGCTGTATACGCCGGCACTGTCGACTGGGATTCTCGCCGGGATTACCCGCAGCTTTGTGATCGATTTGGCCTGCGAGCAGGGACTGGAAGTGCGGGAAGGAGAGTATGTACCCGAAGCGTTACGATCAGCAGACGAGGCATTTCTGACCAATTCGATCCAGGAAATCGTTCCGGTCAGTCACATCAATCAATCTCCTCTGACTAGTACTGGAGGACCGATTACGCTCAAGTTGCGCCAGGCATATCGTCAATCGGTAGAATTGCTTGGGTAA
- the folP gene encoding dihydropteroate synthase, which produces MMMHNPYPVHELTQDSVAAELRQAGIAADQTALLTAKGETRLIHVENMSRQAAELLQQTIRDCGGDGIIQESWTDMDGEKWSALLTATRQQWDDLLDKLHSRPHGLDRLGMEIAELFHRRQQLRERRQLVCGPHTLPLGQRTLVMGILNVTPDSFSDGGRFAALDRALAHAHELVAAGADIIDIGGESTRPGAEPVELAEELARVLPIIEALARECPVPLSIDTYKAEVARQAVASGAHIINDVWGAKRDPMMAAVAARLDVPLILMHNRTDMNYTHFFSDMVRDLRGSVQVAREAGVRDDQIILDPGIGFAKTLEHNLETMRRLDDLVSLGYPVLLGTSRKSMIGRVLDLPVEERLEGTAATVALGAAKGCHIVRVHDVKQMKRVVTMMDAMLKGGHPVGQAVL; this is translated from the coding sequence ATGATGATGCACAATCCTTACCCCGTACACGAACTGACCCAGGATTCGGTTGCGGCTGAGTTGAGGCAAGCCGGCATTGCTGCCGACCAAACAGCACTGCTGACCGCTAAGGGAGAAACACGGCTGATCCATGTGGAAAACATGTCCCGTCAAGCGGCCGAGCTGCTTCAACAGACGATTCGGGATTGCGGAGGAGACGGGATCATCCAGGAGTCATGGACGGACATGGATGGGGAGAAGTGGAGCGCTCTGCTGACAGCCACCCGCCAACAGTGGGACGATCTGTTGGACAAGCTGCACAGCCGACCACATGGCCTGGACCGACTAGGGATGGAGATTGCCGAGCTGTTTCACCGCAGGCAGCAGTTGCGTGAGCGCCGGCAGCTTGTCTGTGGGCCGCACACGCTGCCGCTTGGACAGCGAACCTTGGTGATGGGCATCCTCAATGTCACGCCGGATTCGTTCTCCGACGGAGGACGATTTGCCGCTCTTGACCGTGCACTTGCCCACGCTCACGAACTGGTGGCAGCGGGAGCAGATATCATTGACATCGGCGGCGAGTCAACTCGTCCGGGAGCGGAACCCGTTGAGTTGGCGGAGGAGCTGGCACGCGTACTGCCAATCATTGAGGCGCTTGCCCGCGAGTGTCCTGTTCCCCTATCCATCGATACGTACAAGGCAGAAGTAGCCAGACAGGCAGTCGCATCCGGCGCCCACATCATCAACGACGTGTGGGGAGCAAAGCGAGACCCGATGATGGCTGCGGTCGCGGCCCGTTTGGACGTTCCCTTGATCCTGATGCATAATCGGACGGATATGAACTACACCCATTTTTTCAGCGACATGGTTCGCGATCTGCGGGGATCGGTGCAGGTTGCCCGTGAAGCCGGAGTAAGAGACGACCAGATCATCCTTGATCCCGGCATTGGTTTTGCCAAAACGCTGGAGCACAACTTGGAGACCATGCGTCGCCTTGACGATCTTGTCTCCTTGGGTTATCCGGTTCTGCTCGGCACATCGCGCAAATCGATGATTGGCCGTGTGCTTGATCTGCCGGTGGAGGAACGGCTGGAAGGGACGGCGGCGACTGTCGCCCTCGGTGCGGCCAAAGGCTGCCATATCGTACGTGTCCACGACGTCAAACAGATGAAACGAGTCGTCACGATGATGGATGCGATGCTAAAAGGGGGCCATCCCGTTGGACAAGCTGTACTTTAA
- a CDS encoding helix-turn-helix transcriptional regulator, whose product MGDARLGNRIRAFRKLKGYTQQSLAEEMGVSLALVGSLERGTKTPSERVLRKIASTLQVELEELCAITDKKGL is encoded by the coding sequence ATGGGGGACGCTCGACTGGGGAACCGGATCCGGGCCTTCCGCAAGCTGAAAGGATATACCCAACAATCGTTGGCAGAGGAAATGGGTGTTTCGCTTGCGCTTGTTGGATCGCTGGAAAGGGGAACCAAAACACCATCTGAGAGAGTCTTGCGCAAGATCGCCAGCACTTTACAGGTCGAACTAGAGGAATTGTGTGCTATAACTGATAAAAAGGGTTTGTAA
- the folK gene encoding 2-amino-4-hydroxy-6-hydroxymethyldihydropteridine diphosphokinase — protein MTVRVYLALGSNIGDRPQNLRRAVQLLDATETISVQKLSAVYETEPVGYEEQPAFLNMVIAADTELTPSQLLEAVLAVETQMGRVRTIRWGPRLIDIDILLYGRETVNSPNLQIPHPRMPERGFVLIPLRDVWGEEDVLPFFDKPLQEYIETLALDKEVHVWGTLDWGTGSGPSAS, from the coding sequence ATGACGGTGCGTGTTTACCTCGCTTTGGGATCGAACATCGGAGACCGCCCACAAAATCTTCGTCGAGCGGTTCAACTGCTTGATGCGACGGAAACCATCTCGGTACAAAAACTCTCAGCCGTCTACGAGACAGAGCCAGTCGGGTACGAGGAACAACCCGCCTTTCTTAATATGGTGATTGCGGCCGACACGGAACTGACGCCATCTCAACTGCTGGAAGCAGTGCTCGCCGTTGAGACGCAGATGGGACGGGTCCGTACCATTCGTTGGGGGCCGCGCTTGATCGACATTGACATCCTGCTGTACGGACGGGAAACCGTCAACTCGCCTAATCTGCAGATCCCCCATCCGCGCATGCCGGAACGTGGATTCGTCCTGATTCCGCTGCGCGATGTATGGGGAGAAGAAGATGTACTGCCGTTCTTTGACAAGCCGCTGCAGGAGTATATCGAGACTCTTGCACTGGACAAGGAGGTGCACGTATGGGGGACGCTCGACTGGGGAACCGGATCCGGGCCTTCCGCAAGCTGA
- the folB gene encoding dihydroneopterin aldolase: MDKLYFNRMSFYGYHGVFAAEAQLGQRFYVDLELSLDLSRAGSSDDLQDTVNYAEIFEQVRAIVEEERYQLIEKLTQRIAEQLLATFPLAEAKVTVTKPNPPINGHYESVAIEMVRRRGDGQTK; this comes from the coding sequence TTGGACAAGCTGTACTTTAACCGCATGTCGTTCTACGGCTATCATGGTGTGTTTGCTGCGGAGGCACAGCTTGGGCAGCGGTTTTATGTCGATTTGGAACTGTCGCTCGACCTCTCTCGGGCGGGCAGCAGTGATGATCTGCAGGATACGGTCAACTATGCCGAGATCTTTGAGCAGGTGAGAGCGATCGTCGAGGAGGAGCGCTATCAGTTGATCGAAAAGCTGACCCAGCGCATTGCCGAACAACTGCTCGCCACCTTTCCACTTGCAGAGGCCAAGGTAACTGTAACCAAGCCCAATCCGCCGATTAACGGCCATTATGAGTCGGTTGCGATTGAGATGGTACGCAGACGCGGGGATGGGCAGACGAAATGA